The Tachypleus tridentatus isolate NWPU-2018 chromosome 5, ASM421037v1, whole genome shotgun sequence genome includes a window with the following:
- the LOC143250741 gene encoding protein lin-28 homolog, with protein MAASGDEGGTEKTNRRKGKCKWFNVAKGWGFITPYDGEADIFTHQSVIQMPGFRSLGDGEEVEFECKVSEKGLEATIVTGPSGEDCRGSHRRPMSKKRFRKIRCYNCGELANHVAAKCTLGPQPKKCHHCKSEEHLIADCPFRDEIRKPKPERQETPE; from the exons ATGGCCGCTTCTGGTGATGAAG GGGGCACGGAGAAAACCAATCGCAGAAAAGGAAAGTGTAAATGGTTCAATGTTGCAAAAGGATGGGGGTTCATCACGCCTTACGACGGGGAGGCTGACATTTTTACTCACCAG TCGGTGATTCAAATGCCTGGGTTTCGAAGCCTAGGGGACGGAGAGGAGGTGGAATTTGAGTGTAAGGTGTCGGAGAAAGGCTTGGAGGCGACTATTGTGACGGGTCCAAGTGGAGAAGACTGCAGAGGGTCACACCGCCGACCCATGTCAAAGAAACGTTTCAGAAAGATTAG GTGCTACAATTGTGGAGAGTTAGCCAATCATGTTGCAGCGAAATGCACTCTTGGACCTCAACCTAAGAAATGTCACCACTGCAAGTCCGAGGAGCACCTGATTGCCGATTGTCCTTTTCGTGATGAAATACGGAAACCTAAACCCGAGAGACAAGAAACGCCAGAATAG